From Rissa tridactyla isolate bRisTri1 chromosome 10, bRisTri1.patW.cur.20221130, whole genome shotgun sequence:
gtttaCCCTTCATCAAACGGGCCAAGCGTCGGTGCTTTCTTGTGTAAAGTGAGAGCTAAAGCAAAACAGGGCAGCCAAAAAGACAAAACATGTTTTTTATGGGGGACTGAGGACAGACTGATGTGAAAAATAATACCTGTTGCTCTCCTGAAGCAAACGGCTTATAATAGCATTTGCCTGTTGTAACTaataatggttggactcgatgatcttaaaggtcccttccaacccagatgatTCCTGCGATTCTAATGTACTATTACTCTTACGCTAACGTTgagtttctgtgggttttgtttacCTCCTGagtgaatttcctttcttttaccgTTAGGGATGCAGACAGGGATGGAGTCGATTCCCTCCCCTCGCGGCCATCACTGAGCACTTACCGGTTTAAGATAAGCGACGTTACTCTGACGAATGTCATTTAGTAGCTGATCTCTCGGGGTTATTTCGACAAGGGGAGGCGGCCTTCTCCTGGGAACTGGTTTAAGCGTTTTGATGACGTCTTTGAGGTTGGTTTTCTCGGTGGGTTCCACGTACTTGGGCACGGCGGGTTTGCGCTGTATCTTCTTCAGCTTGACCACCTTGAAGCTGACGGGCTCCCCCCTGCACGGCTCCTCGGGGGCCGGCTGCctccccctctcctgcctttTGCTCAGAGATACAGCCGCGGGGACGGGCGGTTTTGGGGCTTGTGGGGGTTCGTGCATCCTCGGCTGGGGCAGCGGTCCCCCCAGCATTTCCCACATGCCAGGAGGCAACCCAAGTCCGTTCTCCAGCATCGCTATCAACTCCCTCTGCTCCTTcatttgctgctgcctctgctcttctTGCCTCTTTTGCCTCTGCTTGTCCAGGTTTCTGCTGAGCAGGTTGGTCACCACCATCCTGGGCCCCGGCAGTTCGAAGTGGTACCCCATTTTAAGGAGGGTGGCGTTGGCTTTCAGCAGCCTGGCGATCTCCATTTCTGCCTGGTGGCCCAGCATGCTCCGCTGGTTGTGGAAGCGGAGCTCCGTCAGCGTCTCGTTGTACTGCAGGCATCTCATGATGGCAACGATCCCTTTGCCAGAGATGAAGTTGGAATCGATGTTCAACGTGGTGATGCTCCTATTCTCCCGCAGCATGTTGGCCAGCGCGAAGGCCACGTTGTCGTCAGCCCCCACGTTGGCCAAGCTGAAGGTTTTTATGTTCTTATTCTTTTTCATGGCATTGACAAAGTCTATCAGCATTTCTTTGGGGATGTTTTCTATGTTGTTCAGGTTGAGCTCTTTCACGTCTGGGTTGTTCTTTCGAACTTTCTCCAAACTCTCTTCTAAATTGGTTTGATTTCCTGAAGGCCTGGCACTCAGCTTCATGAAGCTGGTATCCAGCGCTAACTTTTTGGGGATGTttaattttgatattttcttttcattttcattgggCTTTTCTATGTTTTCTGCTGATTCTGTACCAGGTTTCTTACTTATCTGATTGCTGTGAGGTTTTTCACTGGTGTAAGTCTCCTTTGTTTCTAATTCAgactcatcttcctcttcctcctcttcatcaccttcctcttcctcctctgcttcttcttcctcatcctcttctctctctttatCACTTCCATCAGTGTTTGTCTCCCCAGGTTGTGTTTCCGAGTTGGACAAGTGCTCATTTTGGTAatgtctctcttttccctctgctcctggcacCCTCCCACCGGCCGCCTCCTCCGCGGTGCTTCTCTGAGGAAGACAGAAACTCACAGCTGAAATAATCGAACACGGTTTTGTTACATTAACTTGCTGCTCAAATAAACACGTAGCAAGTGGATTTGGATACCTCCGTGCCCACGCTTTATAGAATAACCCTTAAAAGTGTCATTGCCTGTGAGTCAGGTCTGTGCTGGCTTGCTGAAGGAACACAGGAACAATTGTTCTTAAAGTGGCTGAAAACCAGTTTCCCACCTTTGCCTATTAAGCACACTGACAATTAAATCCTGTGCCTATTTAATGCTATGTTAAGGTGGTCCTTGAACCCTTCTGGGGGTTAAGAGTTTCTGATCCGAAGTCTCCTTCTGgattttgtgtaatttttatCGTTTCCTTGACAAGAGAGAAAGTTTATTTCGTATGCCACAAACCATTGGAAATCTGTGCTAACCCCTGCCTGTTTGCTCAGCCCCAGGAGGGGCGACGAGGCCACAGCCTAAGAACAGCGGGATCACCCAGCACGTGAGACAACGAGGCCACCCGCTCCGGTACCTGCCAGAGCATCCCAGCTAAGGAGGCACGTCGCTGAAGGTGAAGCAAAATATGAGCTCAGTTTTATTTTGAGCCCAGGGACAGGAAACTGGACTCTGCACccagctgttgcaaggctgtggGGCTTTAGCATCAAAATGTAATTACAAACCATCTCCAGAGACTCTCCTAGCTgagatggttgggttttttttcaagcatgtTTTTGCAAGTGTATCCGTCATGACTGAGAAATGCTAATAAAGTTAATAAAGATTAAGATATTTTCCTAAAAGATTTGCACCAGTTCAGGCAGGGCAGTGTCAC
This genomic window contains:
- the LMOD3 gene encoding leiomodin-3 — protein: MSELSQNSDEVCPEDIDEDEILANLSPEELKELQSEMEVMAPDPQVPTGMIQRDQTEKPPTGSFDHRSLVDYLYWQKASRRMLEDERVPVTLLPSERSTAEEAAGGRVPGAEGKERHYQNEHLSNSETQPGETNTDGSDKEREEDEEEEAEEEEEGDEEEEEEDESELETKETYTSEKPHSNQISKKPGTESAENIEKPNENEKKISKLNIPKKLALDTSFMKLSARPSGNQTNLEESLEKVRKNNPDVKELNLNNIENIPKEMLIDFVNAMKKNKNIKTFSLANVGADDNVAFALANMLRENRSITTLNIDSNFISGKGIVAIMRCLQYNETLTELRFHNQRSMLGHQAEMEIARLLKANATLLKMGYHFELPGPRMVVTNLLSRNLDKQRQKRQEEQRQQQMKEQRELIAMLENGLGLPPGMWEMLGGPLPQPRMHEPPQAPKPPVPAAVSLSKRQERGRQPAPEEPCRGEPVSFKVVKLKKIQRKPAVPKYVEPTEKTNLKDVIKTLKPVPRRRPPPLVEITPRDQLLNDIRQSNVAYLKPVPLPKQLE